A window of Ranitomeya variabilis isolate aRanVar5 chromosome 2, aRanVar5.hap1, whole genome shotgun sequence contains these coding sequences:
- the LOC143806313 gene encoding uncharacterized protein LOC143806313, translated as MARQPRLQCAILMPTNVTLKRCTVLNPATLLPVPMDPNGGGVGDMEKETLFLSRMDPEEQDQVSKPHDCLELMSQETAGLPTVSSVPIPNADFELFVDGSCHQDDQGRFCTRYAVVSEHEVIKAESMPAHMSAQEAELKALTEACKLAEGKTVNIYTDSRYAFGIAHDYGPIWRARAFLTANGHPIKHAEAVQQVMNALQLPTQAGIIKVKAHTKGTDGQAKGNALADQAAKKAASTPVASKVHHLDTPPSPLVSKDILARLQEQASKEEKNRWQEIGACSDTVTGLWGRGEKVCLPQVLYPMMAQVLHENVHHSKTAMCDTLQKQWIAPGFSTCAERQVQSCMICATHNQGRTVKTPSKHTPQPLYPFQRLQIDYIQLPRVGTYEYVLVCIDLLSGWPEAYPVAKATAKTTMKKLMAEIICRPRQGSWTPSLGARRLGSDKAARPEEPGSKI; from the exons atggccagacagccgcgacttcagtgtgctattctcatgcctactaatgtgactttgaaaaggtgcacagtcctaaaccccgctactcttcttccagttcctatggatccaaatgggggaggggtaggtgacatggaaaaggagactctttttctttctagaatggatccagaggaacaagatcaggtttccaaaccacatgattgtctagaattgatgtctcaggaaacggctggtctccctactgtctctagtgtgccaatacctaatgctgattttgagctttttgtagatggatcctgtcaccaagatgaccaaggacgcttctgtaccagatatgctgtggtctcagaacatgaggtaatcaaggcagagtcaatgccagctcatatgtctgcacaagaagcagagctcaaggcgctcacagaagcgtgcaaactagcagaaggtaagactgtaaatatctacactgattccaggtatgcctttggcattgcacacgattatgggcctatctggagagccagggctttcctgacagcaaatggccaccccattaaacatgctgaggcagtccagcaagttatgaatgcactacagcttcccacccaagcaggcatcataaaggtaaaggcacataccaaaggcactgatggacaggcaaagggtaacgcactggcagaccaggctgccaagaaagcagcaagcactcctgtagcctctaaagtacatcacctagacaccccaccatctccacttgtgtcaaaagacatcttagcccggttacaagaacaggcaagtaaggaggagaaaaataggtggcaagagataggggcttgctctgataccgtcactgggctatgggggaggggtgaaaaggtctgcctaccacaggtactgtacccaatgatggcacaggttctgcacgagaatgtgcaccactcgaagacggccatgtgtgacaccctacagaaacaatggattgcccccgggttttccacctgcgcagaaaggcaggtacagagctgcatgatatgtgccacacataatcagggtaggacagtgaaaactccatccaaacacactccccagcccctttacccattccagagactgcagattgattatattcagttgcctagggtagggacgtatgagtatgtgttggtctgcattgatttattatcaggttggccagaagcctacccagttgccaaagctacggcaaaGACAAcgatgaagaaactgatggctgagatcatatgcag acccagacaaggttcctggacaccatcccttggagccaggagactgggtagtgataaagcggcacgtccggaagagcctggatcCAAGATTTGA